The stretch of DNA CAGGCCGCCGAGGCGAACGAGGCCGAGCAGGTTGGCGTCATTCGCATCGAGGGGCTGGCGGAGCTTCCATTCGCTCTCGGCCTGGCTCGCTAAACCAGCGCACCAACAGGCGCCCCTGCCTACCGCTCACCCTCGCCCGGCCGGGCTCGCTGACCAGGCGTACCAAAGCCCCCCCCCCCCCCCCCCCGTTCTACCGGGCGCGCCTCTAGCCAGGCGCAACAGCAGTACGCCCCGGCCACCAGAGTCCAGCTGCCAGCACCCAACACCCAACATCCGCACGCATAACTCCTGCAAATCTAATTCAAGCGACTCGAATGGCCGCAGAATGCGGTCTCGCCGCGGAAGTTCGACGCTGTCTGCCGGAGTTATGAGCGACTGCTGCCGTCCCGGCACAGTGTGATCAGTTCGCTGATGGCACGGATCACTCCGTCCGGGTCGAACATGATGTCCTGATAGAGAACCCTGAGTGACACGTAACCGCGCTCAGCGAGCAGACGGTCTCGTGTGCGGTCGCGAACATGTTGCTCCCACGTCTTATGAAATCCGCGACTGTCGGCTTCGACCACGACGCACTTCTCAACCACAACGTCGACCCGTCCGACTCCACCGATCTGAACTTGGATCTCGCAGTTGAAGCCGGCGTCTCGGATCAGTTGTCGAAGGACGCTCTCTTGCCCCGCATCCGCGCGAGCATCAATCAGCGACCACAGTGCTCGATATTTTGCGGGCACATGGGCAAATATGACCGGTAGATCAGAGTGCGCAATAACATTCCCGTGTAGCGCGGTATCCAGCGCTGCAAGCGCAAAATTGCGCCGCTGACAGCGGATGATCTGCGCGAGGGTGTCTCGCGCGCCGATACAGAACTCGTTCCCCTCCATCGGGTCGATCAGCGGCCACCAGTGGAGCTGGACATCCTCGCGGGGCAGATCTGCCAATCGATGGCGGCGACTGCGAGGGCTCCTCAGCCGGGAGGCGTCCCGCTCAAGATGGACGTGAGTAGTTGCCGCGTCGAAGGCAAAGATTCCGAGTTCCACCGCTGCCGAAACGCATCCCAGCCGGCCACCGACACGAACTGCTTCGAGTGTATGGCGATCGGTGTCGGGCAACGCGTAATGATCACGTCGAACACGAATTAACGTACGAGCACGAACGGCGTGGGTAATTGCCCCAGCAGTGAGGCCATTCGCTAGAAGTTCAGAGCGCCGGTAGATGCGCTGCAAATCAGAACCGTGGTGAGGTGAGGTGTGCATATCGCAGAGAATGTCCCTGCACGGCGGTCAATTTCGGGTACTCCGCCACTTCTGTGAGTTACTCCTCGTGCCGCGCGGCTGTGCATAACTCCTGCCCGACGAATCCGTGAGGCACGTGCCACCCCACGCCGACGCCGTTCTACTGCAATGGATCCGGAAATTGCAGGAGTTGTGGTCGCTGGCTGCATCGGCGGTGGTCACTCGGCGAGTGAATCGGTGGCAGGTCAGCGAGTGCAGCGGCAGCGGCAGCGGCAGCGGCAGCGGCAGCTAGTACATCGAGCCATCGGCCACGGCCGGCACCCCACCCACAACTCCTGCAGAAAGTAGCCGTCGGGCGCGTGCCACCCCACGCCGACGCAGTTCCACTGCTGCGGCTCCGAAAGATGCAGGAGCTATGGTCGGCTGCCGCCGGTGGTGCTGGTGGTTAGGCGGCACGTGCGGCTGGTAGGCGGCACGTGTCGCGGGTAGGCGGCACGTGCGGCCGCGGTCGGCACGTTCGGCGGTGCCTTAGGCGCCGAGAGCAGCGGCGGGCCGGTCAGCGACGCCTGCGTCGTTCGGCGCTATTTCACGTCGTCGTCGACCCAGTCCATCGACTTCGTGACGGCCTTCTTCCAACTGCGCAACAGGCGGTCACGCTCGTCCGCCTGCATGTTCGGCTCCCAGCGCGCGTCTTCCTGCCAGTTAGCACGCAGCTCGTCGAGGCCATTCCAGAAGCCGACCGCGAGGCCTGCGGCATAGGCGGCACCGAGGGCCGTCGTCTCAGCAACCACCGGGCGAACGACGGGGACATCCAGGATGTCGGCCTGGAACTGAAGCAACAGATTGTTCGCTGTCGCACCTCCATCGACCTTCAGCTCGGTGAGCGGAACCCCGGCGTCGGCGTTCACAGCGTCGAGCACTTCACGGGTCTGGAAGGCGATCGATTCGAGCGCCGCCCGGGCAATGTGCGCCTTGTTCACAAAACGGGTGACGCCAACGAGCGCACCCCGGGCATCCGCTCGCCAGTACGGCGCGAACAGACCCGAGAAGGCGGGAACGAAGTACGCACCGCCATTATCGTCAACCGAGGCAGCCAGCGCCTCGATCTCATTCGCGGACTCGATCATGCCGAGGTTGTCACGCAACCATTGGATCAATGACCCAGTCACCGCGATCGAGCCTTCGAGCGCATAGTGCACCGGGGCATCACCCAGTTTGTAGCCGACCGTGGTGAGCAGTCCGTTCGAGGAGTGCACAATGTCCTCACCCGTGTTGAAGATCAAGAAGTTTCCCGTGCCGTAGGTGTTCTTGGCCTCACCCTGATCGAACGCGGCCTGGCCGAACGTCGCAGCTTGTTGGTCACCGAGAATTCCGGCCACTGGCACCTCGCGCAGCAGGCTGTGCTCGCCCACGGTGCCGTAGACCTCGGAGGAAGACCTGATCTCAGGCAGCATCGACCGGGGCACGTCGAACGCAGCCAAGATCTCGTCGTCCCACTGCAGAGTTGTCAGATCCATGAACAGAGTTCGGCTGGCGTTGGTCACATCGGTGGCATGCACGCCGCCGTCAACACCACCGGTCAGATTCCACAGGACCCAGGAATCGGTCGTGCCGAAATAGAGATCGCCCGCATCGGCCGCCTCGCGAACCCCCGTGACGTTTTCGAGAATCCAGACGATTTTTGTGCCAGAAAAGTAGGTGGCCAACGGCAGACCAACCTGCTTCTTGAAACGATCGACACCACCCTCGGCGGCCAGTCGGTCGACAATCGGCTGCGTGCGCGTGTCTTGCCAGACGATTGCGTTGTAGACGGGCTCACCCGTTTTCTTGTTCCAGACCACTGCAGTCTCGCGCTGGTTCGTGATCCCGACGGAGGCGATGTCGTGCCGGGTCAAGTTCGCCTTCGACAGGGCCTGGCCAATCGCTTCGCGGACGTTGTTCCAGATTTCTGTGGGGTTGTGTTCCACCCAGCCGGCCTGCGGGAAAATTTGTTTGTGCTCGAGCTGACCGACCGAAATAACCGAGCCGGCCTTGTCAAAAATGATCGCCCGGGAACTCGTCGTGCCCTGATCGATCGCGAGGATGTATTGGGCCTCAACGGCGCTGTGTGTGTTCATGCCCACGTGTCCTTTCGATGCTGAAAGAGTGCTACTCACCACCGAGCAACATATTGAACCCTAGCGATTCACTCACCAGCAGAAGCCGGTAGCGACTGCACGTCCGTGCAGTTTCAACGGTTTCACGCCGACGCGAATAGGCCATCCGCTCTGCTGCCGAGCTCAACGCCGTGAGCCTCACTCAGTTCCTGTGCCGCGGCCTCGATTTCGTCGCGACGGCGCTCGTCGCTCCAGCCCAGCACGGGGGCGACCAGCGTTGCCAGCTCGGTGAGAAGGTCACGGTTCAGACCTCCGACGAAGGCCAGGCTCGTGCGGCGCAACAGCACATCGATGAGATGCACGACGGATTCCGTCGTCGCCAGATATTCGATCTCACGACGCGAATAGTCGACGTTGTGCTGCAACGGCGCATCAGGACCCTCGATCATGAAGTCGATCAGATCGGCGGCTCGGGTTCCGTAGCGGGCCAGGAGTTGTGCGGCACGGTGCGCACCCACCTCGTCGCCGTGGGCGGCGACCCAGACGCGGTGCGCGGCATCCGTCGTGGGGAAATCACGCCCGCCACCGATGGCGAGTCCCTCGGTCGAGACGACTCGCTGCGTGTCGAGGAGGTTCAGGATGTCATTGCTCAGGTGCTCGGCGAGGGCGCGGAACGTGGTCCATTTGCCGCCGACGAGGCTGAGTAGTGTGCCCGGGCGCGCACCCAAGGGGCGAGACTCAATGCGGTAGTCACGGGAGACGAAGCCGGGGACCTCGTCGTCGTGACGGGGCAACGGACGCACACCGGCGAAGCGGTAGACGATGTCGGAGCGGTCGACGGTCACGGCTGGGAAGACATGCTTCACGAGCTCGAAGAAGTAGTCGACCTCGGCGTCTGTGCACCGGATCGGCTGGGTCATGTCGTGCTCGAGGTCAGTCGTTCCGACGAGCACTCGACCCTTCAGCGGATAGATCAGCACGATACGGCCGTCGCTGTGCTCGAAGAAGATCTCGCGGCCGCCGGTGGCCGCCAACAAAGCGGGGTTATCGAGCACCACGTGAGATCCCTTGGTACCGCCCATGAACGTGCTGGCTTCACCGAGGGCCTGGTTCGTGAGGTCGGTCCAGGGTCCGGAGGTATTGACGACGACATCGGCGGCAAAGCTGAACTCGGTGCCGGTGACGGTGTCGCGCAGGCGCACCCCGTCGGCATCCATTCCGATCGCTTCGACGTAGTTGGCGGCACGGGCGTGCGGCCCGGCGTCGAGACCGTCACGCAGCACGTCGAGGGCGAGGCGCTCGGGGTCATGCATCGAGGCGTCGTAGTAGGTGGCCGTGTATTTGAGCGCTGGATTCAGCTCGGGAAGCTGGGCGAGCGACTTCTTCACCCCACGGAATTCATGGCGCGGAACGGTGCCCCCGTCGCGCGAGAACGAGTCGTAGAGTGAAAGTCCCAGCTTGATCAGCAGCGCGCCGCGCTCCTGCGGCTTGCCCTGCTTGTGGGTGAGAAAGCGCAGCGGGGCCGAGAGCACACCCGAGAACGTCGAGAAGATCGGCACCGTCGTCTTCAGTGGCTTCACGTAGTGCGGCGCGATCTTCAGAAGACCGTTGCGTTCTTCGACGGATTCCTTGACCAGGCGGAACTCGCCGTTTTCGAGGTAACGGATGCCACCGTGAATCATGTGCGAGGAGGCCGCCGACGCGCCCGAGACGTAGTCGCCACGGTCGACGATCGCCACGTCGACGCCCTGCAGGGCGAGATCTCGAAACGTCGCAATGCCGTTGATTCCGGCGCCGATGATGAGTACCGAACCGGACGGGCGGGTGCTGAGGCTGTTCACGTTGGAACGGGGTGCGGCCGTGGGCGCTGGCGATTGTGCGGTCATGCTCTGTCCTTCACTCAGTGGGCCCTGACTGCGCAGAGAGCGTCGTCACGAGCATCTCCATCCTGAGTGGTTCGACACATTCTTTCAACCTGCCCGCACATACGTGCACAATAGGTTCATGGCCGATTTAACTC from Leifsonia psychrotolerans encodes:
- a CDS encoding glycerol-3-phosphate dehydrogenase/oxidase; translation: MTAQSPAPTAAPRSNVNSLSTRPSGSVLIIGAGINGIATFRDLALQGVDVAIVDRGDYVSGASAASSHMIHGGIRYLENGEFRLVKESVEERNGLLKIAPHYVKPLKTTVPIFSTFSGVLSAPLRFLTHKQGKPQERGALLIKLGLSLYDSFSRDGGTVPRHEFRGVKKSLAQLPELNPALKYTATYYDASMHDPERLALDVLRDGLDAGPHARAANYVEAIGMDADGVRLRDTVTGTEFSFAADVVVNTSGPWTDLTNQALGEASTFMGGTKGSHVVLDNPALLAATGGREIFFEHSDGRIVLIYPLKGRVLVGTTDLEHDMTQPIRCTDAEVDYFFELVKHVFPAVTVDRSDIVYRFAGVRPLPRHDDEVPGFVSRDYRIESRPLGARPGTLLSLVGGKWTTFRALAEHLSNDILNLLDTQRVVSTEGLAIGGGRDFPTTDAAHRVWVAAHGDEVGAHRAAQLLARYGTRAADLIDFMIEGPDAPLQHNVDYSRREIEYLATTESVVHLIDVLLRRTSLAFVGGLNRDLLTELATLVAPVLGWSDERRRDEIEAAAQELSEAHGVELGSRADGLFASA
- a CDS encoding DUF559 domain-containing protein translates to MHTSPHHGSDLQRIYRRSELLANGLTAGAITHAVRARTLIRVRRDHYALPDTDRHTLEAVRVGGRLGCVSAAVELGIFAFDAATTHVHLERDASRLRSPRSRRHRLADLPREDVQLHWWPLIDPMEGNEFCIGARDTLAQIIRCQRRNFALAALDTALHGNVIAHSDLPVIFAHVPAKYRALWSLIDARADAGQESVLRQLIRDAGFNCEIQVQIGGVGRVDVVVEKCVVVEADSRGFHKTWEQHVRDRTRDRLLAERGYVSLRVLYQDIMFDPDGVIRAISELITLCRDGSSRS
- the glpK gene encoding glycerol kinase GlpK — encoded protein: MNTHSAVEAQYILAIDQGTTSSRAIIFDKAGSVISVGQLEHKQIFPQAGWVEHNPTEIWNNVREAIGQALSKANLTRHDIASVGITNQRETAVVWNKKTGEPVYNAIVWQDTRTQPIVDRLAAEGGVDRFKKQVGLPLATYFSGTKIVWILENVTGVREAADAGDLYFGTTDSWVLWNLTGGVDGGVHATDVTNASRTLFMDLTTLQWDDEILAAFDVPRSMLPEIRSSSEVYGTVGEHSLLREVPVAGILGDQQAATFGQAAFDQGEAKNTYGTGNFLIFNTGEDIVHSSNGLLTTVGYKLGDAPVHYALEGSIAVTGSLIQWLRDNLGMIESANEIEALAASVDDNGGAYFVPAFSGLFAPYWRADARGALVGVTRFVNKAHIARAALESIAFQTREVLDAVNADAGVPLTELKVDGGATANNLLLQFQADILDVPVVRPVVAETTALGAAYAAGLAVGFWNGLDELRANWQEDARWEPNMQADERDRLLRSWKKAVTKSMDWVDDDVK